The following proteins are encoded in a genomic region of Microcoleus sp. FACHB-68:
- a CDS encoding PRC-barrel domain-containing protein yields the protein MSAEQKLTKQTELLNRLVIDRRTADEVGRVDQLWLVPQSHLVMGFSCKSGFLGKNKRAFTWAQIESIGADSIMVNTSPDAIDPEKSDAIISLISHEVWTESGNKVGKIVDYLLIPQTGTVVYYLFSSSGWRGVMEGIYLLPPEAVSSAGSKRVIVKDDAVLNPHQYAAGLTEKVGQAAEYLQEDYEKTVDHWENLKRRTQAGTEGVKRGAQQLAEELQERAQEVQAQVQTRRHNPSEPAAIEPAEEVTIQPSKEQDIL from the coding sequence ATGAGTGCAGAACAAAAGTTGACAAAGCAAACCGAGTTGCTCAATCGGCTAGTGATTGATCGCCGGACAGCAGACGAAGTCGGGCGTGTAGATCAATTGTGGCTCGTCCCTCAATCCCATTTAGTGATGGGGTTTAGTTGCAAATCAGGGTTTCTGGGCAAAAACAAACGCGCGTTTACTTGGGCGCAAATTGAGAGCATTGGGGCTGACAGCATTATGGTTAACACCAGCCCTGACGCAATTGATCCAGAAAAGTCTGATGCGATCATTTCTTTGATCAGTCATGAAGTTTGGACAGAGAGCGGCAACAAAGTAGGCAAGATCGTCGATTACTTGCTCATTCCCCAGACCGGCACTGTCGTCTATTACCTATTTAGCTCTAGCGGCTGGCGTGGGGTAATGGAAGGAATTTACCTACTGCCACCTGAAGCGGTATCCAGCGCCGGCAGCAAACGGGTGATTGTCAAAGACGATGCTGTGCTCAACCCCCATCAGTACGCGGCAGGACTGACTGAAAAAGTGGGTCAAGCAGCAGAGTATTTGCAAGAAGATTATGAAAAAACCGTGGATCACTGGGAAAATTTAAAGCGCCGGACTCAAGCCGGCACGGAAGGCGTGAAGCGCGGTGCTCAACAGCTGGCGGAGGAACTCCAAGAAAGAGCACAAGAGGTGCAAGCCCAAGTGCAAACTCGCCGGCACAACCCGTCGGAACCGGCAGCCATCGAGCCGGCTGAGGAAGTGACGATTCAGCCATCTAAGGAGCAAGACATCCTTTAA
- a CDS encoding FHA domain-containing protein produces the protein MIVCPNCNHQNPDGANQCEACYTPLPAMSSCPNCGSSVQTDATFCGQCGCDLRSSASVSGEEQATASEQALPPTAVSFPDIPATVAMPALDPPEPLVQPEPVGSSAGVPSTASSSASAAEAASSASNQPVAPPAPSPMPTAPAPTPAAGGSKTQLQQQTAKLLHIQTNTELELPQQLSVIHLGKPNERIPPDIDVSGFPNSEVVSRVHADIRVEGDGFYLEDVGSANGTYVNNFPLPAGNRHRLRPGDRIALGKGDMVTFLFQIS, from the coding sequence ATGATTGTCTGCCCAAATTGCAACCACCAAAACCCCGATGGAGCGAATCAGTGTGAGGCTTGCTACACACCCTTACCTGCCATGAGTAGTTGCCCGAACTGTGGGTCATCCGTTCAAACGGATGCGACTTTCTGCGGACAGTGTGGCTGTGATCTGCGTTCAAGCGCGTCTGTGTCAGGGGAGGAGCAAGCAACTGCATCCGAGCAGGCTCTTCCTCCCACGGCGGTATCCTTTCCGGACATTCCCGCTACCGTAGCGATGCCGGCTCTCGATCCGCCTGAACCACTGGTTCAACCTGAACCAGTGGGAAGCAGTGCCGGCGTTCCAAGTACAGCAAGTTCGAGTGCGAGTGCTGCTGAGGCGGCTTCTAGCGCTAGCAACCAACCTGTTGCGCCACCAGCACCAAGCCCGATGCCGACTGCCCCCGCACCCACACCGGCTGCCGGCGGTTCTAAAACTCAACTCCAGCAGCAGACTGCTAAACTGCTGCACATCCAAACCAACACTGAGTTAGAACTTCCCCAGCAGTTATCGGTGATTCATTTGGGTAAACCCAATGAGCGGATACCACCGGATATTGATGTTTCAGGATTTCCTAATTCTGAAGTCGTTTCTCGCGTTCATGCAGATATCCGGGTTGAGGGAGATGGTTTCTACTTGGAAGATGTCGGAAGTGCAAATGGCACCTACGTTAATAACTTCCCGTTGCCGGCTGGCAATCGGCACCGCTTGCGCCCCGGCGATCGGATCGCGCTTGGTAAAGGAGATATGGTGACATTTCTGTTCCAAATTTCTTAG
- a CDS encoding FHA domain-containing protein: protein MITLILLHPFQYVPAQSWSFEQESVVRIGRSTDNHVVLYSAVVSRYHVELRRQNTTWEIVNLGTNGTYLEGKPITQVPVVDGVIIHLARSGPKIQIRLGKKALEELKAISAEETMAQQVKDASVPVEAVPEEVTLVPAHQQQKEMPPKTETFSHLN from the coding sequence GTGATTACACTCATTTTGCTGCATCCATTTCAGTATGTCCCTGCTCAGAGCTGGTCTTTTGAACAGGAATCAGTTGTTCGGATCGGGCGCTCAACTGATAATCATGTGGTGCTCTATAGCGCGGTTGTCTCTCGTTACCATGTCGAATTGCGCCGGCAGAATACGACGTGGGAAATTGTTAACTTAGGCACCAATGGCACCTATCTGGAGGGTAAACCGATTACCCAAGTTCCTGTTGTGGATGGGGTGATTATTCATCTTGCTCGTTCCGGCCCTAAAATTCAAATTCGCCTCGGTAAAAAGGCTCTAGAGGAACTCAAAGCGATCTCCGCAGAAGAAACGATGGCCCAGCAAGTTAAGGATGCGTCAGTGCCTGTTGAAGCTGTCCCAGAGGAAGTAACGTTAGTTCCAGCACATCAGCAACAAAAAGAGATGCCCCCTAAAACTGAAACATTTTCACACTTGAATTAG
- the cobQ gene encoding cobyric acid synthase CobQ — MKAIMVVGTTSHAGKSTITTALCRLLSRRGWRVTPFKGQNMALNAYVTTSGGEIGYAQAVQAWAAGVTPWVEMNPILLKPQGDMTSQVIIKGKSVGKVSATDYYEQYFDRGWQAIEESLQQLAGEFDLIICEGAGSPAEINLKHRDLTNMRVARYLNAPTLLVVDIDRGGAFAHVVGTLELLEPEERALIRGVVINKFRGQRSILDPGITWLEKRTGIPVLGVIPWIDQFFPAEDSLSLLERQPRKLNSELTIAVIRLPRISNFTDFDPLEAESSVTVKYIGPKQSLGHPDAVIIPGSKTTIADMLVLQQTGLAQEIKNYVAAGGTVMGICGGYQMLGQMLADPEGIEGQEGRYEGLGLLPLKTMITSQKIARQRHVTSNLPQVGLPVIGYEIHQGRTQIIDDKIINPLFDDVNLGVVDADRSVWGTYLHGLFDNGPWRRAWLNRLRQQRGLKSLPTGIPNYREQREALLDSLANVVGEHLDLTPILSQ; from the coding sequence ATGAAAGCCATTATGGTAGTGGGCACGACATCCCACGCAGGAAAATCTACGATCACAACAGCCCTGTGTCGCCTTCTGTCGCGGCGGGGTTGGCGGGTAACGCCATTTAAAGGTCAAAACATGGCTTTAAATGCTTATGTGACGACGAGCGGTGGCGAGATCGGCTATGCTCAGGCGGTGCAAGCTTGGGCTGCCGGTGTCACGCCTTGGGTGGAGATGAACCCAATTTTATTGAAGCCTCAAGGCGACATGACTTCCCAAGTAATTATTAAAGGGAAATCAGTCGGGAAAGTTAGTGCGACTGATTATTACGAGCAGTATTTTGACAGAGGTTGGCAGGCAATTGAGGAATCTTTACAACAATTAGCCGGCGAATTTGACCTAATTATCTGTGAGGGAGCCGGTAGTCCGGCTGAGATTAATCTCAAGCATCGTGACTTAACAAATATGCGCGTGGCTCGTTATTTAAACGCTCCAACGCTGCTTGTTGTTGATATTGATAGAGGCGGTGCTTTTGCTCATGTTGTTGGCACGTTAGAGTTACTGGAACCAGAGGAACGCGCTTTAATTCGCGGAGTTGTGATCAATAAGTTTCGGGGACAACGATCAATCCTTGATCCGGGTATTACCTGGTTAGAAAAGCGAACCGGCATTCCTGTTTTGGGTGTTATTCCCTGGATTGACCAATTCTTCCCAGCCGAAGATTCTCTATCTTTATTAGAACGTCAGCCTCGGAAACTTAATAGCGAACTGACAATCGCAGTGATTCGCTTGCCTCGCATTTCTAATTTTACGGATTTTGACCCCCTGGAAGCCGAATCAAGTGTCACGGTGAAATATATTGGCCCTAAACAATCTTTGGGGCATCCAGATGCCGTAATTATTCCGGGTTCTAAAACAACAATTGCCGATATGCTTGTCCTGCAACAAACGGGACTCGCCCAAGAAATTAAAAATTATGTGGCAGCCGGCGGCACTGTCATGGGCATTTGCGGAGGCTATCAAATGCTGGGACAAATGTTAGCTGATCCAGAGGGAATCGAAGGTCAGGAAGGCCGGTATGAAGGGCTGGGATTGCTTCCCTTAAAAACAATGATTACTTCACAAAAAATTGCCCGTCAGCGGCACGTAACTTCTAATTTGCCTCAAGTTGGCTTACCCGTAATTGGATATGAAATTCATCAAGGTCGCACTCAAATCATAGATGATAAAATTATCAACCCGCTGTTTGATGATGTGAATTTAGGGGTTGTTGATGCTGATCGCTCGGTTTGGGGGACTTATCTACACGGTTTATTTGATAACGGCCCTTGGCGGCGGGCTTGGTTGAATCGTCTGCGCCAGCAAAGGGGTTTAAAATCTCTGCCCACCGGCATCCCTAACTACCGCGAACAACGGGAAGCTTTACTGGACTCTCTGGCAAATGTTGTGGGAGAGCATTTAGATTTAACTCCGATATTGTCTCAGTAA
- a CDS encoding WD40 repeat domain-containing protein, with the protein MQPAAGSKLLMRRRDVLLMPMALLFTLLCRHKGQAAEVTKLRGYFVLPQLKAQGMLRRLGRGVIRNVIPLSNELVVVCAAGGATLFNMISGEALWEIDCPAECGAVSADGTLLALGGKPDIYLWDLRTGTLLRQLTGHTNVVASLAFSSNSKVLASGSGDATVRLWDVAAGTQLQQFKGHNASISRLDFSPDSKLLASGSWDGIVRLWDIKAGTQLRQFDTNTGGSTRLGWANSVAFSPDGKTVASAADDKSVRVWDVASGKQLQQFKGHTDLVGSLTFSPDGKLVASGSGDKTVRVWDVTAGKQLQQLTGHESGLNSVAFSPDGKTLTSGSGDNSVRVWDVATGTQLHQIAGYTNWVNEFAFSRDGKILVSVDNFLRVWDVASGKQLRQFPKYEFALSSLALSPDGKTLASGSSNGMVGLWDINAGTSLRQISGHTAAINSLAFSPDGKLLASGGEDNTARLWDVAAGTQLRLLDGHTDLVISVVFSPDGKLLASGCWDSIVRLWDVATGTLLRQLTGHSNYINSVAFSPNGKLLASGGQDNTLQLWDVATGNQLRQIGTDEFAVENVAFSPDGKLLASGSWESVRVWDVASGKQLRQLTGHTQLIHAGFSPDGKLIASAGMDGVVRLWQV; encoded by the coding sequence ATGCAACCAGCGGCAGGAAGCAAACTTTTAATGCGGCGCAGGGATGTACTTCTGATGCCGATGGCATTGTTATTTACCCTGTTGTGCCGGCACAAAGGGCAAGCTGCTGAAGTTACCAAACTCCGAGGCTATTTCGTTTTGCCACAACTCAAAGCACAGGGGATGCTGCGCCGGCTGGGGCGTGGTGTCATCCGTAATGTGATTCCTTTAAGTAACGAGTTAGTGGTTGTGTGTGCTGCCGGCGGAGCAACACTCTTTAATATGATCAGTGGCGAGGCACTGTGGGAAATCGATTGCCCTGCAGAGTGCGGTGCTGTGAGTGCGGATGGCACGTTGCTGGCATTAGGTGGGAAGCCAGATATTTATTTATGGGATTTACGCACCGGCACACTTTTGCGGCAATTAACCGGACATACCAATGTGGTGGCTAGCCTTGCCTTCTCCTCGAATAGTAAAGTTTTGGCGTCCGGGAGTGGCGATGCCACTGTGCGACTGTGGGATGTAGCAGCCGGCACGCAATTGCAACAGTTCAAAGGACATAACGCTTCAATTAGTCGCCTCGACTTCTCCCCCGACAGCAAATTACTGGCATCTGGGAGTTGGGATGGCATTGTGCGACTGTGGGATATAAAAGCCGGCACTCAACTGCGGCAGTTTGATACAAATACAGGTGGATCGACACGCTTGGGGTGGGCAAACAGCGTCGCCTTCTCCCCAGATGGCAAGACAGTCGCATCAGCAGCTGACGATAAGAGTGTGCGAGTCTGGGATGTGGCGAGTGGCAAACAATTGCAGCAGTTCAAAGGACATACAGATTTAGTCGGTAGTCTTACCTTCTCCCCGGATGGCAAGTTAGTAGCATCAGGGAGTGGGGATAAGACGGTGCGAGTGTGGGATGTAACTGCCGGCAAACAATTGCAACAACTGACTGGACATGAGTCTGGGCTAAATAGCGTCGCCTTCTCCCCAGATGGCAAGACATTAACATCAGGAAGTGGCGATAACAGCGTGCGAGTGTGGGATGTAGCTACCGGCACCCAACTGCACCAAATTGCCGGTTATACAAATTGGGTCAATGAATTTGCCTTTTCCCGCGATGGGAAGATCCTGGTATCGGTTGATAATTTCCTGCGAGTGTGGGATGTGGCGAGTGGTAAACAACTGCGGCAGTTCCCTAAATATGAGTTTGCGTTAAGCAGCCTTGCCCTGTCGCCAGATGGCAAAACACTGGCATCGGGAAGCAGCAATGGCATGGTGGGACTGTGGGATATAAATGCCGGCACTTCACTGCGTCAGATCAGCGGACATACAGCAGCCATTAATAGCCTCGCTTTCTCCCCGGATGGCAAACTGCTGGCATCCGGAGGTGAAGATAATACCGCACGACTGTGGGATGTGGCAGCCGGCACTCAACTGCGGCTTCTCGACGGACATACGGATTTAGTCATCAGCGTTGTCTTTTCCCCGGATGGCAAGTTACTGGCATCCGGGTGTTGGGATAGCATTGTGCGACTGTGGGACGTAGCTACCGGCACTCTACTACGGCAGCTTACAGGACATTCCAATTACATCAACAGCGTTGCCTTTTCGCCCAATGGCAAGCTTTTGGCATCCGGAGGACAGGATAATACTTTGCAGTTGTGGGATGTGGCTACCGGCAACCAACTGCGGCAGATCGGCACAGATGAGTTTGCCGTGGAGAATGTTGCTTTCTCCCCAGATGGCAAGCTTTTAGCTTCTGGGAGTTGGGAGAGTGTGCGAGTGTGGGATGTGGCCAGTGGCAAACAACTGCGGCAGTTAACCGGCCATACCCAGTTGATTCATGCCGGTTTCTCACCCGACGGCAAGCTGATCGCATCGGCTGGGATGGATGGGGTGGTGCGGTTGTGGCAGGTTTAA
- a CDS encoding Npun_F0494 family protein, which translates to MTAVETKNTESIQYPRRTIERAERAMRCSPFQLQLFAAMRSQSVVLNTIAGESGIKREYTHSPLSELAAENALLWLIQVGLLRREVDGQGITDGFRLTPLGRQLVEKWQSFGGKLPAPTFGDRLYNAMSRWFRLF; encoded by the coding sequence ATGACTGCAGTCGAAACCAAAAACACCGAATCAATTCAATATCCCCGCCGTACAATCGAACGGGCAGAACGAGCAATGCGTTGCTCACCCTTCCAACTACAGTTATTTGCAGCGATGCGTTCACAAAGCGTTGTTCTCAATACCATTGCCGGTGAGTCTGGTATAAAGCGGGAGTACACGCACTCGCCCCTATCTGAGTTAGCCGCTGAAAATGCCCTGCTGTGGCTGATACAAGTGGGTTTACTGCGGCGGGAAGTGGATGGGCAAGGAATTACCGACGGTTTTCGCCTAACGCCCTTAGGACGGCAGTTAGTTGAGAAATGGCAGAGTTTTGGAGGCAAGCTGCCGGCTCCGACATTCGGCGATCGCCTTTATAATGCGATGAGTCGATGGTTCCGACTTTTCTAA
- a CDS encoding 2Fe-2S iron-sulfur cluster-binding protein, producing MSVLIRFLPDNVTVEAEVGEPILDVAERAGISIPTGCLMGSCHACEVEIEDGPTICSCITGVPPGREKLTINLYSDPTW from the coding sequence ATGAGCGTTTTAATTCGATTTTTGCCGGATAATGTAACAGTAGAAGCCGAAGTTGGAGAACCGATTTTGGATGTCGCTGAACGTGCCGGCATTTCTATCCCCACCGGCTGCCTGATGGGTTCCTGTCACGCCTGCGAAGTGGAAATTGAGGATGGGCCAACGATTTGTTCTTGCATCACCGGCGTTCCACCGGGTCGAGAAAAATTGACCATCAATCTTTATAGTGATCCAACTTGGTAG